In Candidatus Nealsonbacteria bacterium DGGOD1a, one DNA window encodes the following:
- a CDS encoding AtpZ/AtpI family protein, translating to MNMLARAMAVGLELGFAIAIPLVGFLLFGLWLDRRIGTTPLFMIVFLLAGLAVVVIEVKQLILPFLEKRSKKNDKL from the coding sequence ATGAATATGTTGGCGCGGGCGATGGCGGTGGGATTGGAGCTGGGATTCGCAATTGCGATTCCTTTGGTGGGGTTTTTGCTTTTCGGATTGTGGCTGGACCGCAGAATTGGCACAACGCCGCTATTTATGATAGTATTCTTGCTGGCGGGGCTGGCGGTGGTTGTTATCGAAGTGAAGCAGTTAATTTTGCCGTTTCTTGAAAAAAGGTCAAAAAAGAATGATAAATTATAA
- the atpA gene encoding F0F1 ATP synthase subunit alpha encodes MDKIEQFKRQLEETELSPKLDEIGEVVEVGDGVVKASGLRNVENFELVEFERAKVFGLAMNLEEYETGIIVLGDDSGIKEGDIVKRTKKTISVPVGKELVGRVVDPLGRPIDGKGPINAKEEYLVERPAPGVIDRQPVKTPLHTGILAIDSLVPIGRGQRELILGDRGLGKTAIAVDMILNQKNDKNRPVCIYVACGQKKSKVKRMVKILEDAGAMEYTIVVAAFADDPAALLYLAPYAGCAMGEWFRDNGQDAIAVYDDLTKQAWAWREISLVLRRPPGREAYPGDIFYLHSRLLERAARMSAAKGGGSLTALPIVETQAGDISGYIPTNVISITDGQIFLSPALFYKGQRPAIDVGTSVSRVGSSAQLPATKKVAGTLKLDLAQFQELERFSEFTEELDPQTRQMLERGKRMRELLKQADLQPLPFEKETAIIFAGVKGFLDDMPLERLAQFKIDLIARIEDDSPEILKTIRETEKLESAIEAKLEEVIKNVKKTKSESK; translated from the coding sequence ATGGATAAAATTGAACAATTCAAACGCCAGCTCGAAGAGACGGAATTGTCGCCCAAGCTTGACGAGATCGGCGAAGTGGTTGAGGTGGGCGACGGCGTGGTTAAGGCGTCGGGTTTGCGAAATGTGGAGAATTTCGAATTGGTCGAATTCGAGCGCGCGAAGGTTTTTGGTTTGGCGATGAACCTTGAGGAATACGAAACCGGCATTATTGTTTTAGGCGACGATTCGGGCATCAAGGAAGGCGATATCGTGAAGCGCACAAAGAAGACGATTTCCGTGCCGGTGGGCAAAGAATTGGTTGGCCGCGTAGTCGATCCTCTCGGCCGCCCGATCGACGGCAAAGGACCGATCAACGCCAAAGAAGAATATTTGGTTGAAAGGCCCGCGCCGGGCGTCATTGATCGCCAGCCGGTGAAAACGCCGTTGCACACGGGGATTTTGGCCATCGACAGCTTGGTTCCGATCGGCCGCGGCCAGCGCGAACTGATTTTAGGCGATCGCGGCTTGGGCAAGACCGCCATCGCGGTCGATATGATTTTAAACCAGAAGAACGACAAGAATCGGCCGGTTTGTATTTATGTCGCCTGCGGCCAGAAGAAATCCAAGGTTAAGCGGATGGTGAAGATATTGGAAGATGCGGGCGCGATGGAATACACGATTGTGGTCGCGGCATTTGCCGACGATCCGGCGGCGTTGTTGTATTTGGCGCCTTACGCCGGTTGCGCGATGGGCGAGTGGTTTCGCGACAACGGCCAGGACGCGATAGCGGTTTATGATGATTTGACCAAGCAGGCTTGGGCGTGGCGCGAAATATCTTTGGTGTTGCGCCGGCCGCCGGGAAGGGAGGCGTATCCGGGAGATATTTTTTATTTGCATTCGCGCTTGCTTGAGCGCGCGGCGCGGATGTCCGCGGCGAAAGGCGGCGGTTCGCTGACCGCGTTGCCGATCGTGGAAACGCAGGCCGGCGATATTTCCGGGTATATTCCCACCAATGTCATTTCGATTACCGACGGCCAGATATTTTTGAGTCCGGCGCTGTTCTACAAGGGTCAGCGGCCGGCGATCGATGTGGGTACTTCGGTTTCCCGCGTGGGATCCAGCGCCCAGTTGCCGGCAACCAAGAAAGTGGCCGGGACTCTGAAGCTTGATTTGGCGCAATTTCAGGAATTGGAAAGGTTTTCCGAATTTACCGAAGAACTTGATCCGCAAACCCGCCAAATGCTGGAACGCGGCAAGCGCATGCGCGAACTTCTAAAACAGGCCGATCTGCAGCCGTTGCCGTTTGAAAAGGAAACGGCGATCATTTTTGCGGGAGTAAAAGGTTTTTTGGATGATATGCCTCTTGAGCGGTTGGCGCAATTTAAGATTGATTTGATCGCTCGCATCGAGGACGATTCCCCTGAAATTTTGAAAACTATCCGCGAAACCGAAAAACTTGAATCCGCCATCGAAGCCAAGCTTGAGGAAGTGATCAAGAATGTCAAGAAGACAAAATCGGAAAGTAAATAA
- the atpE gene encoding ATP synthase F0 subunit C, whose protein sequence is MELEVMRQLAAAIAIGVGAIGPGLGIGFIGRGAMEAIGRNPEAAGKISTNMILAIAFTDAIAIFALVVALIIRFV, encoded by the coding sequence ATGGAATTAGAAGTAATGAGACAGTTGGCCGCGGCGATTGCCATCGGCGTGGGTGCCATTGGGCCCGGTTTGGGCATCGGTTTTATCGGCCGGGGAGCTATGGAAGCTATCGGCCGCAATCCGGAAGCCGCGGGCAAGATCAGTACGAATATGATTTTGGCCATCGCGTTCACGGATGCCATCGCGATTTTCGCGCTGGTGGTGGCGTTGATAATTCGCTTTGTTTAA
- the atpF gene encoding F0F1 ATP synthase subunit B gives MKIEICKVMEGLGIDPKILIGDIATFVVLAVILKKYAYKPFLAVLEARRKKIEEGVAKSEEAEKSLAKIRGLSEEVKAAGEKKAKEMILAAEAKAQEKAKAILAAAEEEKKNVIANAKIVMEKERTRAEENRQKEAMDLAFAVSEKFLAEKITKEQDKKIIERLAAGL, from the coding sequence TTGAAAATTGAAATTTGCAAGGTTATGGAAGGTTTAGGTATTGATCCAAAAATTTTGATCGGAGATATCGCCACATTCGTTGTTTTGGCGGTGATTCTTAAAAAATACGCTTATAAGCCGTTTTTGGCGGTTTTGGAGGCGCGCCGGAAAAAAATTGAAGAAGGCGTGGCCAAATCCGAAGAAGCTGAAAAATCGCTGGCCAAGATCCGCGGTTTGTCCGAGGAAGTGAAGGCCGCCGGGGAGAAAAAAGCCAAAGAAATGATTCTTGCCGCGGAAGCCAAAGCGCAAGAAAAAGCCAAAGCGATTTTGGCGGCCGCCGAAGAAGAAAAAAAGAATGTGATCGCCAATGCCAAGATTGTCATGGAAAAGGAGCGGACGCGGGCCGAAGAGAATCGCCAAAAAGAAGCGATGGATCTCGCTTTCGCGGTTTCGGAAAAGTTTTTGGCCGAGAAGATCACCAAAGAGCAGGACAAAAAGATTATCGAGCGGCTGGCCGCGGGATTGTAG
- a CDS encoding F0F1 ATP synthase subunit delta, protein MNSKKTIKIWTMVLIKECAGKTAVEQKKIILRLKEILKSKKRGYLLRRIVRDALNAMKKQARFEITMAHPQSAEAVGKLKDKLASRFGGDEDADVDINPAIIGGFVARTDRYLIDASVRGFLEQLKKTYQQD, encoded by the coding sequence ATGAACAGCAAAAAGACAATTAAAATCTGGACTATGGTGCTGATCAAAGAGTGCGCGGGAAAAACCGCGGTTGAACAGAAAAAGATCATTTTGCGCCTGAAAGAAATTTTAAAGAGCAAGAAGCGGGGATATTTGCTGCGAAGGATCGTGCGCGACGCTTTGAACGCGATGAAAAAACAGGCCAGATTTGAAATCACCATGGCACATCCGCAATCGGCGGAAGCGGTTGGCAAACTGAAGGATAAACTGGCAAGCCGATTTGGCGGCGATGAGGACGCGGATGTGGATATTAATCCGGCGATCATCGGCGGATTCGTCGCCCGAACCGATCGGTATCTTATTGATGCCTCGGTCAGGGGATTTTTGGAACAATTGAAAAAAACTTATCAACAAGATTAA